A part of Spodoptera frugiperda isolate SF20-4 chromosome 25, AGI-APGP_CSIRO_Sfru_2.0, whole genome shotgun sequence genomic DNA contains:
- the LOC118278972 gene encoding uncharacterized protein LOC118278972 isoform X3: protein MMQVYSLFGCSVNLAVFEEMLPGCSKDFPQLPGCSKDFPQLPGCSKDFPQLPGCSKDFPQLPGCSKDFPQLPGCSKDFPQLPGCSKDFPQLPGCSKDFPQLPGCSKDFPQLPGCSNDFPQLPGCSNDFPQLPGTYEPFRIPPAEELIMEREKMRKLKLELQSFDCPEIEPRCDLDAELREVGLIEVQGPLWPAQHPIQTARELWSTMSPYLVLRGVSLDKLPNRLPKLTIALTTDTGDRIIPPADFGWSDSEMLGACVVTLVATIARESHIKRVAARTLQTLLDYHATHLQLENFLDMILKSFPDPRMRRDISDMVINGVQRGADRVARALCYTTLLTIIHKANPNAGIAINKYKVGECSKSLNDQNPIKNENGETSAIQVNVIKFGGKSEPCDTQGSPGGASALPVEEEDVKVSVTDVVEGDAYPMLRVAEAIPFWRHCTDAERYEVIKLAGRLMADSMSEDITEAKLKARRLLLKNIKQTKTQNATPYHQYKERVEIGKLDILFNDKY, encoded by the exons ATGATGCAAGTATATTCCCTTTTTGGCTGTTCGGTCAATCTGGCTGTGTTTGAAGAAATg TTACCCGGCTGCAGCAAAGATTTTCCGCAGTTACCCGGCTGCAGCAAAGATTTTCCGCAGTTACCCGGCTGCAGCAAAGATTTTCCGCAGTTACCCGGCTGCAGCAAAGATTTTCCGCAGTTACCCGGCTGCAGCAAAGATTTTCCGCAGTTACCCGGCTGCAGCAAAGATTTTCCGCAGTTACCCGGCTGCAGCAAAGATTTTCCGCAGTTACCTGGCTGCAGCAAAGATTTTCCGCAGTTACCTGGCTGCAGCAAAGATTTTCCGCAGTTACCCGGCTGCAGCAACGATTTTCCGCAGTTACCCGGCTGCAGCAACGATTTTCCGCAGTTACCCGGAACG TATGAACCGTTTAGAATACCGCCAGCGGAGGAGCTCATTATGGAGCGTGAGAAGATGCGTAAACTGAAGTTAGAGCTGCAGTCTTTCGATTGCCCAGAGATCGAGCCTCGCTGCGACTTAGACGCTGAGCTGCGTGAGGTTGGTTTGATCGAAGTACAAGGTCCGTTGTGGCCCGCGCAGCACCCCATCCAGACCGCTCGCGAGCTGTGGAGCACGATGAGCCCTTACCTGGTGCTTCGCGGAGTTAGCTTGGACAAGTTGCCTAATCGACTCCCAAAACTCACGATTGCTCTAACAACCGATACGGGCGATCGCATTATTCCACCAGCCGATTTTGGATGGTCCGACAGTGAAATGCTGGGCGCCTGCGTAGTGACGTTAGTTGCTACAATAGCCAGAGAATCACACATAAAACGAGTTGCAGCACGAACATTACAGACGCTCTTGGACTATCACGCGACTCATTTACAG TTGGAAAACTTCTTGGATATGATATTGAAATCATTCCCCGATCCGCGCATGCGCCGAGATATCAGCGATATGGTGATCAATGGCGTACAACGGGGTGCTGACCGCGTGGCGAGGGCTCTGTGCTACACCACTTTACTTACTATCATACATAAGGCGAACCCTAACGCCGGCATCGCTATAAATAAGTACAAAGTTGGCGAATGTagtaaatcattaaatgaccAAAATCCTATTAAAAATGAAAACGGAGAAACGAGTGCTATTCAagttaatgttattaaatttgGCGGTAAAAGTGAACCTTGCGACACCCAAGGTAGTCCTGGCGGCGCTAGTGCTTTACCCGTGGAAGAGGAGGATGTCAAAGTGTCCGTAACAGACGTGGTGGAGGGCGACGCCTACCCCATGCTACGCGTAGCTGAGGCGATCCCGTTTTGGCGGCACTGCACAGACGCCGAGCGTTATGAGGTTATCAAACTGGCAGGCCGTTTAATGGCCGATTCAATGTCTGAAGACATCACAGAAGCGAAACTAAAGGCACGCCGGCTGCTGCTCAAGAATATCAAACagacaaaaacacaaaatgcGACACCCTATCACCAGTATAAG GAACGCGTGGAGATCGGGAAACTGGACATTTTGTTCAACGACAAATACTGA